In one window of Rhizobium glycinendophyticum DNA:
- the trxA gene encoding thioredoxin, with product MSDYGNPYGGYGNQTMTANAQFGASPAPAATEADLVKDTTTATFGKDVLEESRRQPVLVDFWAPWCGPCRQLTPIIEKAVKEAGGRVKLVKMNIDDHPAIAGQLGIQSIPAVVAFVDGRPADGFMGALPESQVKAFIDKIGGPAGADQAAEIAAVLEEAAGLVVAGDIDGAAQLFAAVLQADPDNVRALAGMAECMIEANQHVRARELISQLPDELSKAPEVQAQLKRLDQIEEARKLGDPVALEHTLSLSPDDHEARMKLAKIRNVEGRREEAAEHLLLIMKRDRTFEDDGARKQLLQFFEVWGPKDPATIMARRKLSSILFS from the coding sequence ATGAGCGACTACGGGAACCCTTACGGCGGCTACGGCAATCAAACCATGACGGCGAATGCACAATTCGGGGCCTCCCCCGCGCCGGCGGCCACTGAGGCGGATCTCGTCAAGGATACGACCACGGCCACCTTCGGAAAGGATGTGCTGGAAGAATCGCGTCGGCAGCCGGTTCTCGTCGATTTCTGGGCGCCCTGGTGCGGTCCTTGCCGTCAGCTGACGCCGATCATCGAGAAGGCCGTGAAAGAGGCAGGCGGCCGCGTCAAGCTCGTGAAGATGAACATTGATGACCATCCCGCCATTGCGGGTCAGCTGGGCATCCAGTCAATCCCCGCTGTCGTCGCCTTCGTCGACGGCCGCCCGGCGGATGGTTTCATGGGCGCCCTGCCCGAAAGCCAGGTCAAGGCTTTCATCGACAAGATCGGCGGCCCGGCAGGTGCAGACCAGGCAGCAGAGATCGCCGCCGTCCTCGAAGAGGCCGCCGGTCTTGTCGTCGCCGGCGATATCGATGGTGCAGCCCAACTCTTTGCTGCGGTCCTGCAGGCTGATCCTGATAATGTTCGCGCACTTGCCGGCATGGCCGAATGCATGATTGAAGCCAATCAGCATGTGCGCGCGCGTGAACTTATCAGCCAGCTGCCGGACGAATTGTCTAAGGCGCCCGAAGTGCAGGCGCAGCTGAAGCGACTGGACCAGATCGAGGAGGCACGCAAGCTCGGCGACCCGGTGGCGCTAGAACACACGCTGTCCCTCAGCCCCGACGATCACGAAGCGCGCATGAAGCTCGCAAAGATCCGCAACGTCGAGGGCCGGCGGGAAGAAGCTGCCGAGCACCTGCTTCTGATCATGAAGCGAGACCGGACCTTCGAAGATGACGGTGCGCGCAAGCAGCTGTTGCAGTTCTTCGAGGTCTGGGGACCAAAGGATCCGGCAACCATCATGGCGCGCCGCAAGCTTTCTTCCATTCTCTTTTCGTGA
- the leuD gene encoding 3-isopropylmalate dehydratase small subunit — protein sequence MDKFVKLTGVAAPLPVVNIDTDMIIPKDYLKTIKRTGLGTGLFAEARYKEDGSENPDFVLNKPAYRNAQILVAGDNFGCGSSREHAPWALLDFGIRCVISTSFADIFYNNCFKNGILPIVVSPENLEKLMDDASRGSNAVLTVDLEAQEITGPDGGKISFELDAFKRHCMLNGLDDIGLTLEKASSIANFEKSNAAQRPWA from the coding sequence ATGGACAAGTTTGTAAAGCTCACTGGTGTCGCTGCACCGCTACCTGTCGTGAACATCGACACGGACATGATCATCCCGAAGGATTACCTGAAGACGATCAAGCGCACTGGTCTCGGTACCGGCCTCTTCGCCGAAGCGCGCTATAAGGAAGACGGCTCGGAGAACCCGGATTTCGTGCTGAACAAGCCGGCCTACCGCAACGCCCAGATCCTTGTTGCCGGCGATAATTTCGGTTGCGGCTCTTCGCGCGAACATGCGCCCTGGGCGCTGCTCGATTTCGGCATCCGCTGCGTCATCTCGACCTCCTTCGCCGACATTTTCTACAACAACTGTTTCAAGAACGGCATTCTGCCAATCGTCGTCAGCCCGGAAAACCTGGAGAAGCTGATGGATGATGCGAGCCGCGGCTCGAACGCAGTCCTGACAGTCGACCTGGAAGCCCAGGAAATCACCGGTCCGGATGGTGGCAAGATCTCATTCGAACTCGATGCCTTCAAGCGCCATTGCATGTTGAACGGCCTCGACGACATTGGCTTGACCCTGGAAAAGGCGAGCAGCATCGCGAATTTCGAAAAGTCGAATGCAGCCCAGCGCCCCTGGGCTTAA
- a CDS encoding HpcH/HpaI aldolase/citrate lyase family protein, with translation MYRVQTEFRDRHPLRLRRSVLTVPAVNERALAKICDLDCDAVIFDLEDSVAPEKKSEARENLKNFLEQADLDWRERIIRINAVDSVHLADDLQLIRALIPDAVLLPKVEEPASIQSVADWLAEADATESLRIWAMIETPRGVLNATTIASSGRTANGRLDTFVLGLNDLRKATGIPAEPGRRYLVPYLMQVVLAARAYGLDVIDSVSNDFRDMDAFAAECAQARSMGFDGKMLIHPSQIGPANDRFGPEPNAVAEAQHVVAQFADPRHAGLNVINVNGRMIERLHAEEAERLLGMVALIEARKESQK, from the coding sequence ATGTACCGTGTCCAAACAGAGTTCCGAGATCGTCACCCCCTTCGTCTGCGCCGTTCGGTTTTGACGGTGCCAGCCGTCAACGAGCGGGCTCTGGCGAAGATTTGCGATTTGGATTGCGATGCGGTGATCTTCGATCTTGAGGACTCGGTTGCGCCGGAGAAGAAGTCCGAAGCACGGGAAAACCTCAAGAATTTCTTGGAGCAAGCTGATCTGGACTGGCGCGAGCGGATCATTCGGATCAATGCCGTGGATAGCGTCCATCTGGCCGACGACCTGCAGTTGATCCGTGCGCTGATACCAGATGCCGTCCTTCTCCCCAAGGTGGAGGAGCCGGCATCGATTCAGAGCGTGGCGGATTGGCTGGCGGAAGCAGATGCGACGGAAAGTCTCAGAATATGGGCGATGATCGAGACACCGCGTGGCGTGCTGAATGCTACGACGATTGCGTCGTCGGGACGCACGGCGAACGGCCGGCTCGATACCTTCGTGCTGGGGTTGAATGATTTGCGCAAGGCGACGGGCATTCCGGCCGAACCGGGCCGCAGATATCTAGTGCCCTATCTGATGCAGGTAGTCCTTGCGGCCCGGGCCTATGGGCTCGATGTGATCGACAGCGTGTCAAATGACTTTCGTGACATGGACGCTTTCGCTGCAGAGTGTGCTCAAGCCCGATCGATGGGCTTCGATGGGAAGATGCTGATCCACCCCTCGCAGATCGGACCCGCCAATGATCGATTTGGACCTGAGCCGAACGCGGTCGCAGAGGCGCAGCACGTGGTGGCGCAATTTGCCGATCCACGGCATGCTGGATTGAATGTCATCAATGTCAACGGCCGGATGATCGAGCGGCTGCATGCCGAGGAGGCCGAACGGCTTTTAGGCATGGTGGCATTGATCGAGGCAAGAAAGGAAAGTCAGAAATGA
- a CDS encoding ubiquinone biosynthesis hydroxylase: protein MLDVVVVGGGYVGLSVAVSIKQAAPHLGVEVIEAAPEGAWKKDPRASAIISAATKMLDVFGLWDRIEPDAQPINRMIVTDSKTSDPVRPVFLTFDGAVEDGHPFAHMIPNVSMVAALRDACAERGINIRHGLRATDFRDTGPSAELTLSDGSKLNTRLVVACDGVRSKLRDFAGIKTVTWQYGQSGIVTTVEHERPHDGVAEEHFLPAGPFAILPLKGNRSSLVWTERTEDADRLVASDDLLFEAELERRFGHKLGTIKVTADRRAFPLGLTLARAFIAPRLALAGDAAHGIHPISGQGLNLGFKDVAALAETVVEADRLGLDIGSVNVLDRYQIWRRFDTFRMGVTTDVLNRLFSNDVTPIRVLRDFGLGIVEGIPALKNYFIREAAGSAAHNRPRLLGGQQI, encoded by the coding sequence ATGCTGGATGTGGTTGTCGTCGGCGGTGGCTATGTTGGTCTTTCCGTTGCAGTTTCGATTAAACAAGCCGCGCCCCATCTTGGCGTGGAAGTGATCGAGGCCGCGCCCGAGGGTGCCTGGAAGAAGGACCCGCGGGCTTCCGCCATCATCTCGGCAGCCACGAAGATGCTCGACGTTTTCGGCCTGTGGGATCGCATCGAGCCGGATGCGCAGCCGATCAACCGGATGATTGTGACGGATTCCAAAACATCCGATCCTGTGCGGCCGGTTTTCCTCACCTTCGACGGCGCGGTCGAGGATGGGCACCCCTTCGCCCACATGATTCCCAATGTCAGCATGGTTGCCGCGCTGCGTGACGCTTGCGCCGAGCGTGGAATCAACATCCGCCATGGCCTCAGAGCGACTGATTTTCGTGACACCGGCCCGTCGGCTGAGTTGACCTTGTCCGATGGAAGCAAGCTAAATACCCGGCTGGTCGTCGCTTGCGATGGCGTTCGCTCTAAGCTGCGCGACTTTGCGGGGATCAAGACGGTGACCTGGCAATATGGGCAGTCTGGTATCGTCACCACTGTCGAACACGAGAGACCGCATGATGGTGTTGCCGAGGAGCACTTTCTCCCGGCTGGCCCCTTTGCCATCCTTCCTCTCAAGGGCAATCGCTCCTCGCTCGTCTGGACGGAGCGGACGGAAGATGCCGACCGGCTCGTCGCTTCGGATGATCTCCTTTTCGAGGCGGAACTGGAGCGGCGTTTCGGGCACAAACTCGGAACCATCAAGGTCACTGCCGACCGTCGCGCCTTCCCCCTTGGGCTTACTCTCGCTCGGGCTTTCATCGCGCCGCGACTGGCGCTGGCCGGCGATGCTGCTCATGGCATCCACCCCATCTCGGGGCAGGGTCTCAATCTGGGCTTCAAGGATGTGGCAGCGCTCGCCGAGACGGTGGTCGAAGCCGATCGGCTGGGTCTCGACATCGGCTCGGTCAATGTTCTGGATCGCTATCAGATCTGGCGGCGGTTCGACACCTTCCGAATGGGCGTCACAACGGATGTTCTCAACCGTCTGTTTTCAAATGATGTCACGCCGATCCGCGTTTTACGCGACTTCGGACTTGGGATTGTCGAGGGGATTCCTGCTCTGAAGAACTACTTCATTCGTGAAGCTGCCGGATCAGCCGCGCATAATAGGCCCCGCCTGCTCGGTGGCCAGCAGATCTGA
- a CDS encoding LON peptidase substrate-binding domain-containing protein: MQVGNARYLTAEDLPETVPVFPISGALLLPGGQLPLNIFEPRYLAMLDAAMAGNRLIGMIQPALTEVQADILPERPALAPVGCIGRITSFTETGDGRYIVSLAGICRFRLLEEVAGTKPYRTFTIAPFVADLTTGEDEAQVDRSGLLSAFRAYLEANKLEADWESVERASNITLVNSLSMMSPFGPAEKQALLEAPDLRTRAETLIAITEIVLARNFGDGDTMLQ, translated from the coding sequence ATGCAAGTGGGAAATGCCAGATATCTGACGGCGGAAGATCTTCCTGAGACGGTACCGGTTTTTCCGATTTCGGGTGCCCTGCTTCTGCCGGGCGGACAATTGCCACTCAACATCTTCGAGCCTCGTTATCTGGCCATGCTGGATGCCGCCATGGCCGGAAACCGACTGATCGGCATGATCCAGCCCGCACTCACCGAGGTACAGGCGGATATCCTGCCGGAGCGCCCGGCTCTGGCCCCGGTCGGCTGCATCGGACGGATCACATCCTTCACCGAGACCGGTGACGGACGTTACATTGTCTCGCTCGCCGGCATCTGCCGCTTCCGTTTGCTGGAAGAAGTCGCCGGCACAAAACCATACCGCACCTTCACGATTGCGCCGTTCGTGGCTGACCTGACCACCGGGGAGGATGAAGCACAGGTGGACCGTTCGGGCCTGTTGTCGGCTTTCAGGGCTTATCTGGAAGCCAACAAGCTGGAGGCTGACTGGGAAAGCGTGGAGCGGGCATCCAACATCACGCTGGTCAATTCCCTGTCGATGATGTCGCCTTTCGGCCCTGCGGAAAAACAGGCACTGCTTGAGGCTCCGGATCTGCGGACGCGTGCCGAAACCTTGATCGCCATCACCGAGATCGTCCTCGCCCGAAATTTCGGCGACGGCGATACCATGCTTCAATAG
- a CDS encoding Trm112 family protein yields MDDKTTGADPKMLELLVCPLTHGLLKFDREKNELVSEKAHLAYPIRDGVPIMLVSEARKLEMPI; encoded by the coding sequence ATGGACGACAAGACGACTGGTGCCGATCCGAAGATGCTCGAGTTACTCGTCTGTCCGCTGACACATGGGCTGCTGAAGTTCGATCGGGAAAAGAACGAACTCGTCTCTGAGAAAGCGCACCTCGCCTACCCGATTCGCGACGGCGTTCCGATCATGCTGGTCTCCGAGGCCCGCAAGTTGGAGATGCCGATCTGA
- a CDS encoding prolyl-tRNA synthetase associated domain-containing protein gives MTVETESASPKTADDLFRLLDSLNIPHKTKTHPPVFTVAESVSLRDEIPGGHTKNLFVKDKKDQFFLLTVEENANVDLKTVHTVIGAASKVSFGKPEKLMEYLGVAPGSVTAFGAINDTDHKVTFVLDKDLMQHEIINCHPLTNEATTSIGRDDLLRFMQATGHSPLVLKVTA, from the coding sequence ATGACCGTTGAGACCGAAAGCGCATCTCCGAAGACTGCAGACGACCTGTTCCGACTTCTCGACTCGCTGAACATTCCGCACAAGACGAAAACGCACCCGCCGGTATTCACCGTCGCCGAGTCGGTATCTTTGCGTGACGAGATCCCCGGAGGCCATACGAAGAACCTCTTCGTGAAGGACAAGAAGGACCAGTTCTTCCTGCTGACGGTTGAGGAGAATGCCAACGTTGATCTGAAGACCGTGCATACGGTCATCGGCGCTGCGAGCAAGGTGTCGTTCGGCAAACCGGAAAAGCTGATGGAATATCTCGGTGTGGCGCCGGGCTCAGTCACTGCTTTCGGGGCGATCAATGACACTGACCATAAGGTGACTTTCGTCCTCGACAAGGACCTGATGCAACACGAGATAATCAACTGCCATCCGCTCACAAACGAGGCGACGACCTCCATCGGGCGCGATGACCTGCTGCGGTTCATGCAGGCAACGGGTCACTCGCCGCTTGTCTTGAAAGTGACGGCCTGA
- a CDS encoding DUF1737 domain-containing protein, translating into MRVYRFITGPDDSSFCHRVTDALNKGWELHGSPSLTFNAAENKTFCGQAVVKTVHGKDYHPDMKLGEQ; encoded by the coding sequence ATGAGAGTCTATCGTTTTATCACCGGCCCGGACGATTCGTCGTTCTGCCATCGGGTGACCGACGCTTTGAATAAGGGTTGGGAACTGCATGGCTCCCCGAGCCTGACGTTCAACGCCGCCGAGAACAAGACGTTTTGCGGGCAGGCGGTGGTCAAGACCGTTCACGGCAAGGACTACCATCCGGACATGAAGCTCGGCGAACAGTAA
- a CDS encoding pyridoxal-phosphate dependent enzyme, with translation MASRPLHIETPLLRTAADYSESGVPLWLKLDALQPSGSFKLRGVGLLCQQEVAKGALEIFCASGGNAGIAAAVAGRSLGVPVTIVVPETTSVEVRERILATGAHVLVHGSVFDEANAHAISLAAERKAAYVHPYDHPVLWDGHATLIDEVVRAGAVFDCVVTSVGGGGLLAGIVEGLRRNGLSDIPVIAVETEGAASLNASITVQQRVMLPAITSIATSLGARQVAQHVFDLVSQHSIESVTVSDADAVAACLKFADAHRILVEPACGAALAVADVHAGLLSRFKAPLIEVCGGIGVSLAMLDSWRARFL, from the coding sequence ATGGCTTCTCGTCCCCTGCATATCGAAACCCCGCTATTGCGTACCGCTGCCGACTACAGCGAAAGCGGGGTTCCTCTCTGGCTGAAACTCGATGCCCTGCAACCCTCCGGCAGTTTCAAGCTCAGGGGTGTCGGTTTGCTCTGCCAGCAAGAGGTTGCGAAGGGTGCCCTAGAGATTTTTTGTGCGTCCGGCGGAAATGCGGGTATCGCAGCCGCCGTCGCCGGCCGCTCGCTCGGGGTGCCGGTGACCATCGTCGTGCCCGAGACGACATCGGTCGAGGTGAGAGAGCGAATTTTGGCGACTGGCGCCCATGTTCTGGTCCACGGTTCTGTCTTCGATGAGGCGAACGCGCACGCCATTTCACTCGCTGCCGAGCGCAAAGCGGCGTACGTGCACCCCTACGACCATCCGGTTCTGTGGGACGGCCACGCCACGCTGATCGACGAAGTCGTCAGGGCCGGCGCGGTCTTCGATTGCGTGGTGACCAGCGTCGGTGGCGGCGGGCTGCTGGCCGGTATCGTGGAAGGATTGCGCCGCAACGGCCTCTCGGACATTCCTGTTATTGCGGTAGAGACTGAGGGCGCGGCATCTTTGAATGCCTCCATCACCGTACAGCAGCGCGTCATGCTGCCCGCAATCACCTCGATTGCAACCTCACTTGGCGCGCGCCAAGTCGCGCAGCATGTCTTCGACCTTGTCAGTCAACATTCGATTGAAAGCGTGACTGTTTCGGATGCAGATGCGGTCGCGGCCTGCCTGAAGTTTGCCGATGCCCACCGGATCCTGGTGGAGCCGGCCTGTGGCGCAGCGCTTGCCGTAGCCGATGTTCATGCGGGCTTGCTGTCGCGCTTCAAGGCCCCGTTGATCGAAGTCTGCGGTGGAATAGGCGTTTCGCTTGCGATGCTCGACAGCTGGCGCGCACGTTTCCTCTGA
- a CDS encoding SDR family NAD(P)-dependent oxidoreductase has translation MTNRLAGKVAIISGGATGMGGASSRLFAAEGAKVAIIDRNADAAEETAAAIRKAGGVCEVFVADVSDEAQVESAVRQVESSLGTVTVLFNHAGTIVIKPFLETTLEEWDWLHAVNVRSMFLMTRAVLPGMIAAGGGSIVCTSSISAVAATPMEVLYDTTKGAVHMFARAIAVEFRDRNIRCNAVCPGFIRTPHGLREVAELTAHGVDVSESAIAAQQGRIGEPEDVARAALYLASDDSQFVNGVHLFVDNGFTAI, from the coding sequence ATGACGAATCGTCTGGCGGGCAAGGTTGCAATCATATCTGGTGGTGCGACCGGCATGGGTGGTGCATCCTCGCGGCTCTTCGCTGCCGAGGGGGCGAAAGTGGCGATCATCGATCGCAACGCTGATGCAGCAGAAGAAACGGCAGCCGCAATCCGCAAGGCCGGTGGCGTCTGCGAGGTTTTTGTCGCCGACGTCTCAGATGAAGCGCAGGTTGAGTCTGCGGTCCGACAGGTGGAATCAAGCCTTGGAACGGTTACTGTGCTGTTCAATCACGCCGGCACGATTGTCATCAAACCATTCCTCGAAACGACGCTCGAGGAATGGGACTGGCTGCATGCGGTGAATGTCCGTTCGATGTTTCTCATGACACGTGCCGTTCTGCCGGGCATGATTGCTGCCGGCGGTGGCTCGATCGTCTGCACCTCGTCGATATCGGCCGTCGCTGCAACGCCGATGGAGGTGCTCTACGACACCACCAAAGGCGCGGTCCATATGTTTGCTCGGGCGATCGCGGTGGAATTCCGCGACCGCAACATCCGCTGCAATGCTGTCTGCCCGGGCTTTATCCGGACCCCGCACGGCTTGCGCGAAGTGGCGGAACTGACTGCCCACGGCGTCGATGTCTCCGAATCCGCCATCGCCGCTCAGCAGGGTAGAATAGGCGAGCCCGAGGATGTTGCACGCGCCGCCCTCTACCTCGCCAGTGACGACTCACAATTCGTGAACGGGGTTCACCTGTTCGTCGACAACGGCTTTACCGCGATCTGA